The Pseudomonas baetica genome includes a region encoding these proteins:
- the grxC gene encoding glutaredoxin 3, producing MSEVIVYSSDYCPYCSRAKYLLENKGVAFKEIKVDGKPQVRAEMTQKAGRTSVPQIWIGSKHIGGCDDLYALERAGKLDALLKA from the coding sequence ATGAGCGAAGTCATCGTCTACTCCAGCGATTACTGCCCTTACTGCTCGCGAGCCAAATACCTGCTCGAGAACAAAGGCGTGGCCTTCAAAGAGATCAAGGTCGATGGCAAGCCGCAGGTGCGCGCCGAAATGACCCAGAAGGCCGGCCGCACGTCCGTGCCGCAGATCTGGATCGGCAGCAAGCACATCGGCGGTTGTGACGATTTGTATGCCCTGGAGCGCGCCGGCAAGCTCGACGCGCTGCTCAAGGCCTGA
- a CDS encoding rhodanese-like domain-containing protein, with the protein MVAHLIEFATNHYILVGIFVVLLALLLAHTMQGGGKSLSTGELTALVNKDAGVVVDIRPAKDFAAGHIVGAINIPQDKLAARTGELEKHKAKTIILVDALGQTAGTHARELMKSGFTAAKLSGGISSWKGDNLPLVK; encoded by the coding sequence ATGGTTGCTCACCTGATTGAATTTGCCACTAACCACTACATTCTTGTCGGTATCTTCGTCGTACTGCTGGCTCTGCTGCTGGCGCACACGATGCAGGGCGGCGGTAAAAGCCTGAGCACCGGTGAGCTGACCGCACTGGTCAACAAAGATGCTGGCGTGGTGGTGGACATCCGTCCGGCCAAGGATTTCGCTGCCGGCCACATCGTTGGCGCGATCAACATTCCTCAAGACAAGCTGGCCGCGCGCACCGGTGAGCTGGAAAAACACAAGGCCAAGACCATCATTCTGGTCGACGCTCTGGGCCAGACCGCCGGCACCCACGCCCGCGAGTTGATGAAATCCGGCTTCACCGCCGCCAAGCTGTCCGGCGGGATTTCTAGCTGGAAAGGCGACAACCTGCCGTTGGTGAAGTGA
- the gpmI gene encoding 2,3-bisphosphoglycerate-independent phosphoglycerate mutase: protein MTTTPKPLVLIILDGFGHSDSPESNAVFAAKKPVLDRLWATVPNGLISGSGMDVGLPDGQMGNSEVGHMNLGAGRVVYQDFTRVTKAIRDGEFFENPTICAAVDKAVAAGKAVHFMGLLSDGGVHSHQDHLIAMAELAFKRGAEKIYLHAFLDGRDTPPKSAASSIELLDATFQALGKGRIASIVGRYFAMDRDNRWDRVAQAYNLIVDGNSEYNAATAQEGLEAAYARGESDEFVKATTIGEPVRVEDGDAVVFMNFRADRARELTRVFVEDDFKDFERARQPKLAGFVMLTQYAASIPAPSAFAAGSLENVLGDYLAKNGKTQLRIAETEKYAHVTFFFSGGREEPFPGEERILIPSPKVATYDLQPEMSAPEVTDRIVDAIENQRYDVIVVNYANGDMVGHSGVFDAAVKAVECLDACVGRIVEALEQVGGEALITADHGNVEQMADESTGQAHTAHTTEPVPFIYVGKRDLKVREGGVLADVAPTMLKLLGLEKPAEMTGTSILV from the coding sequence ATGACTACCACGCCTAAACCTTTGGTCCTGATCATTCTCGACGGCTTCGGTCACAGCGACAGCCCCGAATCCAATGCCGTTTTTGCGGCGAAGAAGCCCGTGCTCGATCGCCTGTGGGCCACCGTGCCGAACGGCTTGATCTCGGGCAGCGGCATGGACGTCGGCCTACCGGACGGCCAGATGGGCAACTCCGAAGTCGGCCACATGAACCTCGGCGCCGGTCGCGTGGTGTATCAGGACTTCACTCGTGTGACCAAAGCGATCCGTGACGGCGAGTTCTTCGAGAACCCGACCATCTGCGCCGCTGTGGATAAAGCCGTGGCCGCCGGCAAAGCCGTGCACTTCATGGGCCTGCTCTCGGATGGCGGCGTACACAGCCACCAGGATCACCTGATCGCCATGGCCGAACTGGCCTTCAAGCGCGGCGCCGAAAAAATCTACCTGCACGCCTTCCTTGATGGCCGTGACACCCCACCGAAAAGCGCCGCTTCGTCGATCGAACTGCTCGACGCGACCTTCCAGGCGCTCGGCAAGGGCCGCATCGCCAGCATCGTCGGCCGCTACTTCGCCATGGACCGTGACAACCGCTGGGATCGCGTGGCTCAGGCCTACAACCTGATCGTCGACGGCAACAGCGAATACAACGCTGCCACCGCTCAGGAAGGCCTGGAAGCCGCTTACGCTCGCGGCGAGAGCGACGAATTCGTCAAAGCCACCACCATCGGTGAGCCGGTGAGAGTCGAAGATGGCGACGCCGTGGTGTTCATGAACTTTCGCGCCGACCGTGCCCGCGAGCTGACACGCGTGTTCGTCGAGGACGACTTCAAGGACTTCGAACGCGCGCGCCAGCCAAAACTGGCGGGGTTCGTCATGCTGACCCAATACGCGGCGAGCATTCCGGCACCTTCGGCTTTCGCCGCCGGCAGCCTGGAAAACGTCCTTGGCGACTATCTGGCGAAAAACGGCAAAACCCAGCTGCGCATCGCTGAAACCGAGAAATATGCCCACGTGACCTTCTTCTTCTCCGGCGGTCGTGAAGAACCGTTCCCGGGCGAAGAGCGCATCCTGATCCCGTCGCCGAAAGTCGCCACTTACGACTTGCAGCCGGAAATGAGCGCGCCCGAGGTGACCGACCGCATCGTCGACGCCATCGAAAACCAGCGTTACGACGTGATCGTGGTCAACTACGCCAACGGCGACATGGTCGGCCACAGCGGCGTGTTCGACGCGGCAGTGAAGGCGGTTGAATGCCTCGACGCCTGCGTTGGACGCATCGTCGAAGCGCTGGAGCAGGTTGGCGGCGAAGCACTGATCACCGCTGACCACGGCAACGTCGAGCAAATGGCAGACGAGTCCACCGGGCAAGCACACACCGCACACACCACCGAGCCGGTGCCGTTCATTTACGTCGGCAAGCGTGACCTCAAGGTTCGTGAAGGCGGCGTATTGGCGGACGTGGCGCCGACCATGCTGAAGCTGCTGGGCCTGGAAAAACCGGCGGAAATGACTGGCACGTCTATCCTGGTGTAA
- a CDS encoding murein hydrolase activator EnvC family protein yields the protein MLRVLIALALTCLLQPAFADERAQTQQQLDATRQDIAELKKLLGKLQEEKSGVQKELKGTETEMGKLQKQVDALQKELQKSESELQRLDAEKKKLQSARAEQQRLIAIQARAAYQNGRQEYLKLLLNQQNPEKFARTLTYYDYLSQARLEQLKNFNETLRQLANVEKDIGLQQAQLLVQKSSLDTQREELDKVRKERQQVLAKLNDDVKARDQKLASREQDQADLSKVLKTIEETLARQAREAEEARQKALIAQQEAEKKRLREAQAENSDAPRKPARSTPGALVSSSGETFGGPFAATRGKLPWPVDGRLLARFGESRGDDARTKWDGVMISASAGSQVHAVHGGRVVFADWLRGAGLLVILDHGNGFLSLYGHNQTLLKSAGDVVKAGESISTVGNSGGQDTPALYFAIRQQGHPSDPAQWCRAQG from the coding sequence ATGCTTCGCGTCCTGATTGCCCTCGCTCTGACCTGCCTGCTCCAACCGGCCTTCGCTGACGAGCGCGCACAAACCCAACAGCAGTTGGACGCCACGCGTCAGGACATTGCCGAGCTGAAAAAGCTGCTGGGCAAGCTCCAGGAAGAAAAATCCGGCGTGCAGAAAGAGCTCAAGGGCACCGAAACCGAGATGGGCAAGCTGCAGAAGCAGGTCGATGCCCTGCAGAAAGAACTGCAGAAAAGTGAATCCGAGCTGCAACGGCTCGATGCGGAGAAAAAAAAACTCCAGAGCGCGCGCGCTGAACAACAGCGACTGATCGCCATCCAGGCCCGCGCGGCCTACCAGAACGGTCGGCAGGAATACCTCAAGCTGCTGCTCAACCAGCAGAATCCCGAGAAATTCGCCCGCACCCTCACCTATTACGACTACCTGAGCCAGGCCCGCCTGGAGCAGTTGAAGAACTTCAACGAAACCCTGCGCCAACTCGCCAATGTCGAGAAAGACATCGGCTTGCAACAAGCGCAATTGCTCGTCCAGAAAAGCAGCCTCGACACGCAGCGCGAAGAGCTCGACAAGGTTCGCAAGGAACGCCAGCAAGTCCTTGCCAAGCTCAACGACGACGTCAAGGCCCGCGATCAGAAACTCGCCTCTCGCGAGCAGGATCAGGCAGACCTGTCTAAAGTCCTTAAAACCATTGAAGAAACTCTGGCCCGCCAGGCCCGTGAGGCAGAAGAAGCGCGGCAGAAAGCGCTGATCGCCCAGCAGGAAGCGGAAAAAAAGCGCTTGCGTGAGGCGCAGGCTGAAAACAGCGACGCCCCACGAAAACCAGCCAGATCAACACCCGGCGCACTGGTCTCCAGCAGCGGCGAGACCTTCGGTGGCCCTTTTGCTGCAACCCGGGGAAAACTTCCGTGGCCGGTTGATGGTCGACTGTTGGCACGCTTCGGTGAAAGCCGTGGCGATGACGCCCGGACCAAGTGGGATGGCGTGATGATCAGCGCTTCCGCCGGCAGCCAGGTGCATGCCGTACACGGTGGGCGCGTGGTGTTTGCCGATTGGCTGCGGGGCGCCGGGCTGCTGGTGATCCTCGATCACGGCAACGGTTTTCTGAGTCTTTACGGTCACAACCAGACGCTGCTCAAGTCGGCCGGTGACGTGGTAAAAGCCGGTGAGTCCATCTCCACTGTCGGTAACAGTGGCGGTCAGGACACACCAGCACTGTATTTCGCAATTCGTCAGCAGGGTCACCCGAGTGATCCGGCGCAATGGTGCCGCGCGCAAGGATAA
- a CDS encoding S41 family peptidase: protein MLHLSRLTSLALTIALVIGAPLAFAAQPAPAVAPAGTAATSKAPLPLEELRTFAEVMDRIKAAYVEPVDDKTLLENAIKGMLSNLDPHSAYLGPEDFTELQESTSGEFGGLGIEVGAEDGFIKVVSPIDDTPASKAGIQAGDFIVKINGAPTRGQTMTEAVDKMRGKIGQKITLTLVRDGGTPFDVTLARAVIQVKSVKSQLLESGYGYIRITQFQVKTGDEVSKALAKMRKDNGKKLNGIILDLRNNPGGVLQAAVEVVDHFITKGLIVYTKGRIANSELRFSATGKDESEAVPMVVLINGGSASASEIVAGALQDQKRAVVMGTTSFGKGSVQTVLPLNNDRALKITTALYFTPNGRSIQAQGIVPDIEVRKAKITSEADGEYFKEADLQGHLGNGNGGADKPSGSAGKAKAMPQDDDYQLAQALSLLKGLSITSGR, encoded by the coding sequence ATGCTGCATTTGTCCCGCCTTACCTCGCTGGCTCTGACGATCGCTCTGGTGATCGGCGCGCCTCTGGCGTTCGCCGCACAACCAGCCCCGGCCGTCGCTCCGGCAGGCACTGCCGCGACCTCCAAGGCGCCGCTGCCGCTGGAAGAGTTGCGCACCTTTGCCGAGGTCATGGACCGGATCAAAGCCGCTTATGTCGAGCCGGTGGACGACAAGACCCTGCTGGAAAACGCGATCAAGGGCATGCTCAGCAACCTTGATCCGCACTCCGCTTACCTGGGCCCGGAAGATTTCACCGAGTTGCAGGAAAGCACCAGCGGCGAATTCGGTGGTCTGGGTATCGAAGTCGGTGCCGAAGACGGCTTCATCAAAGTCGTCTCGCCAATCGATGACACGCCAGCGTCGAAGGCCGGCATTCAGGCCGGTGACTTCATCGTCAAGATCAACGGCGCGCCGACTCGCGGCCAGACCATGACCGAGGCCGTCGACAAGATGCGCGGCAAGATCGGTCAGAAAATCACCCTGACCCTGGTCCGCGACGGCGGCACGCCATTCGACGTGACTTTGGCGCGCGCCGTGATTCAAGTGAAGAGCGTCAAGTCGCAACTGCTTGAGTCGGGCTACGGCTATATCCGTATCACTCAGTTCCAGGTCAAGACCGGCGATGAGGTCTCCAAGGCCTTGGCGAAGATGCGCAAGGACAACGGCAAGAAACTCAACGGCATCATTCTCGACCTGCGCAACAACCCGGGTGGCGTTTTGCAGGCCGCGGTGGAAGTGGTTGACCACTTCATTACCAAAGGTCTGATCGTCTACACCAAAGGCCGCATCGCCAACTCCGAGCTGCGTTTCTCTGCTACCGGAAAAGACGAAAGCGAAGCCGTGCCGATGGTCGTGCTGATCAATGGTGGCAGCGCCTCGGCGTCGGAAATTGTCGCCGGTGCTCTGCAGGACCAGAAACGCGCTGTGGTCATGGGCACCACCAGTTTCGGCAAAGGTTCGGTACAAACCGTGCTGCCGCTGAACAACGACCGCGCGCTGAAGATCACCACCGCGCTGTACTTCACACCCAATGGCCGTTCGATTCAGGCCCAGGGCATCGTCCCGGACATCGAAGTGCGCAAAGCCAAGATCACCAGCGAGGCGGACGGCGAATACTTCAAGGAAGCCGATCTGCAAGGCCATTTGGGCAACGGCAACGGCGGCGCCGACAAACCAAGCGGTTCGGCAGGCAAGGCCAAGGCCATGCCGCAGGATGACGATTACCAACTGGCCCAGGCCCTGAGCCTGCTCAAAGGGCTGAGCATCACATCCGGCCGTTGA
- a CDS encoding divergent polysaccharide deacetylase family protein codes for MSLRFVFVLLCCLAGAVHAEPVSPKPHKAYLTLIIDDLGQNLPRDRRVLALPGPVTAAIMPDTPHATEFAREAHRAGKIVILHMPMDPATGPFAWHPELPIEELEKRLNAAFKRVPFTAGINNHMGSRMTAQPVAMAWLMGELQRRHKFFVDSRTSAQTVAAQQAQKIDLASVSRDVFLDDERTEAAISTQLQTAISLARKQGSAVMIGHPYPQTLAVLERELPKLKAQGIEWIDIRQMISVRSNKATAAHGKDGVYR; via the coding sequence ATGAGTTTGCGTTTCGTCTTCGTTCTGTTGTGCTGTCTGGCGGGTGCTGTTCACGCAGAACCCGTCAGCCCAAAGCCACACAAAGCCTACCTGACACTGATCATCGACGACTTGGGGCAGAACCTGCCCCGGGATCGCCGTGTGCTGGCCCTGCCCGGCCCGGTAACCGCGGCGATCATGCCCGACACCCCGCACGCCACCGAATTCGCCCGCGAAGCCCATCGCGCCGGCAAGATCGTCATCCTGCACATGCCGATGGATCCGGCCACCGGGCCGTTCGCCTGGCACCCCGAACTGCCCATCGAAGAACTCGAAAAACGCCTGAACGCTGCGTTCAAAAGGGTGCCGTTCACGGCCGGTATCAATAACCACATGGGCAGCCGCATGACCGCGCAACCGGTAGCGATGGCCTGGTTGATGGGCGAGTTGCAACGCCGCCACAAGTTCTTCGTCGACAGCCGCACCAGCGCGCAGACAGTGGCCGCACAGCAGGCGCAGAAGATCGATCTGGCCAGCGTTTCACGGGATGTGTTTCTCGACGACGAACGCACCGAGGCGGCGATCTCCACACAGTTGCAGACGGCGATCAGCCTGGCGCGCAAGCAGGGTTCGGCGGTGATGATCGGCCATCCGTATCCGCAGACCCTGGCGGTACTGGAGCGCGAATTGCCGAAGCTGAAGGCTCAGGGGATTGAGTGGATCGATATCCGGCAGATGATCAGTGTGCGCAGTAACAAGGCCACGGCTGCTCATGGCAAGGATGGCGTTTATCGCTGA
- a CDS encoding substrate-binding periplasmic protein, with translation MIKRLLLVLASAAVLLVNTARAEDSPDTDLVLLTENFPPYNMAKNGKNFAQGENINGIATDIVREMFQRAGLTYSLTLRFPWERVYKLALENPGYGAFVMARLPDREKLFKWVGPIGPDDWILLAKADSKITLETLNDARKYKIGAYKGDAIAETLTKQGLKPVVVLRDQDNAKKLVNGQIDLWATGDPAGHYLARQDGVTGLKTVLRFNSAELYLALNKDVPDETVKKLQTALDQMRKDGVVDDIMGRYL, from the coding sequence ATGATCAAACGCCTGCTTCTCGTTCTCGCCAGTGCTGCTGTGTTGCTGGTCAACACGGCCCGTGCCGAGGACAGTCCCGACACCGATCTGGTGCTCCTCACCGAAAACTTCCCGCCGTACAACATGGCGAAGAATGGCAAGAACTTCGCCCAGGGCGAGAACATCAACGGCATCGCCACCGATATCGTGCGCGAGATGTTCCAGCGTGCCGGCCTCACTTACAGCCTGACCCTGCGCTTCCCTTGGGAGCGGGTGTACAAACTGGCGCTGGAAAATCCCGGTTACGGTGCCTTCGTCATGGCGCGGCTGCCGGATCGCGAGAAACTCTTCAAATGGGTGGGCCCGATCGGCCCCGACGACTGGATCCTGTTGGCCAAGGCCGACAGCAAGATCACCCTCGAAACCCTCAATGATGCGCGCAAATACAAGATCGGTGCCTACAAGGGCGATGCGATTGCCGAAACGCTGACCAAGCAGGGCTTGAAGCCGGTGGTGGTGCTGCGCGATCAGGACAATGCCAAGAAACTGGTTAACGGTCAGATCGATCTGTGGGCCACTGGCGATCCGGCCGGGCACTATCTGGCGCGGCAGGATGGTGTGACCGGGCTCAAGACGGTGCTGCGCTTCAACAGCGCTGAACTCTATCTGGCGCTGAATAAAGATGTGCCGGACGAGACAGTGAAAAAGCTCCAGACAGCGCTGGATCAGATGCGCAAGGATGGCGTGGTGGACGACATCATGGGGCGGTATCTCTAA
- the hisF gene encoding imidazole glycerol phosphate synthase subunit HisF produces MALAKRIIPCLDVDNGRVVKGVKFENIRDAGDPVEIARRYDEQGADEITFLDITASVDGRDTTLHTVERMASQVFIPLTVGGGVRTVQDIRNLLNAGADKVSINTAAVFNPEFVGEAAQHFGSQCIVVAIDAKKVSLPGETPRWEIFTHGGRKPTGLDAVEWAKKMEGLGAGEILLTSMDQDGMKNGFDLGVTRAISDALGIPVIASGGVGNLQHLADGILEGHASAVLAASIFHFGEYTVQEAKAYMAKRGIVMR; encoded by the coding sequence ATGGCGCTGGCCAAACGCATCATCCCTTGCCTGGACGTGGATAACGGTCGGGTCGTCAAAGGTGTGAAGTTCGAGAACATCCGCGATGCCGGCGACCCGGTGGAAATCGCCCGTCGCTATGACGAGCAGGGTGCCGACGAGATTACCTTTCTCGACATTACCGCCAGCGTCGATGGCCGTGACACCACGCTGCATACCGTCGAGCGCATGGCCAGCCAGGTGTTCATTCCGCTGACCGTCGGCGGTGGCGTACGCACCGTGCAGGACATCCGCAATCTGCTCAATGCCGGCGCGGACAAGGTCTCGATCAACACGGCTGCGGTGTTCAACCCGGAATTTGTCGGCGAAGCGGCGCAGCATTTCGGCTCGCAGTGCATCGTCGTCGCGATCGACGCCAAGAAGGTCTCGCTGCCGGGCGAAACCCCGCGCTGGGAAATCTTCACCCACGGCGGGCGCAAGCCGACCGGCCTCGACGCCGTCGAGTGGGCGAAGAAAATGGAAGGCCTCGGTGCCGGCGAGATCCTGCTGACCAGCATGGATCAGGACGGTATGAAAAACGGTTTCGACCTTGGTGTTACCCGCGCCATCAGCGATGCGCTGGGTATTCCGGTGATCGCTTCCGGCGGCGTTGGCAACCTGCAGCATCTGGCCGACGGCATCCTCGAAGGTCACGCCAGCGCAGTGCTGGCGGCGAGTATTTTCCACTTCGGCGAATACACGGTGCAGGAAGCGAAAGCGTATATGGCCAAACGCGGCATCGTGATGCGCTAA
- the hisA gene encoding 1-(5-phosphoribosyl)-5-[(5-phosphoribosylamino)methylideneamino]imidazole-4-carboxamide isomerase yields the protein MLIIPAIDLKDGACVRLRQGRMEDSTVFSDDPVSMAAKWVEGGCRRLHLVDLNGAFEGQPVNGEVVTAIAKRYPTLPIQIGGGIRSLETIEHYVKAGVSYVIIGTKAVKDPAFVAEACRAFPGKIIVGLDAKDGFVATDGWAEISTVQVIDLAKQFEADGVSSIVYTDIAKDGMMQGCNVPFTAALAAATKIPVIASGGIHNLGDIKSLLDAKAPGIIGAITGRAIYEGTLDVAEAQAFCDSYQG from the coding sequence ATGCTGATTATTCCCGCTATCGATCTTAAAGACGGTGCCTGCGTACGTCTGCGCCAAGGCCGCATGGAAGATTCCACAGTGTTCTCCGATGACCCGGTGAGCATGGCTGCCAAGTGGGTGGAGGGCGGTTGCCGTCGTCTGCATCTGGTCGATCTGAACGGCGCATTCGAAGGCCAACCGGTCAACGGCGAAGTGGTCACCGCCATCGCCAAGCGTTACCCGACCCTGCCGATCCAGATCGGCGGCGGCATTCGCTCGCTGGAAACCATCGAGCACTACGTCAAGGCGGGCGTGAGCTACGTGATCATCGGCACCAAAGCGGTGAAAGATCCGGCGTTCGTCGCTGAAGCGTGCCGCGCGTTCCCGGGCAAAATCATCGTTGGCCTCGACGCCAAGGACGGTTTCGTCGCTACCGACGGCTGGGCTGAAATCAGCACCGTGCAAGTCATCGATCTGGCCAAGCAGTTCGAAGCCGACGGCGTGTCGTCGATCGTTTATACCGACATCGCCAAAGACGGCATGATGCAGGGCTGCAACGTGCCGTTCACCGCCGCGCTGGCCGCTGCCACCAAGATCCCGGTGATCGCTTCCGGCGGCATCCACAATCTGGGTGACATCAAGTCGCTGCTCGACGCCAAGGCGCCGGGCATCATCGGCGCAATCACCGGCCGGGCGATCTACGAAGGCACCCTCGACGTCGCTGAAGCGCAAGCTTTCTGCGATTCGTACCAAGGCTGA
- a CDS encoding DUF2164 domain-containing protein, producing the protein MAAKKSKPPILTLTPEQESEANHKIKRFMEDRFELDLGSFEAAEILELFTREIAPHYYNRAIFDVQTHLKERFESIESDLWALEKN; encoded by the coding sequence ATGGCCGCCAAGAAATCCAAGCCGCCGATCCTGACCCTCACTCCCGAACAGGAGAGCGAGGCCAATCACAAGATCAAACGCTTCATGGAGGATCGCTTCGAACTTGACCTGGGGTCATTCGAAGCGGCCGAGATTCTTGAGTTGTTTACCCGCGAAATTGCTCCGCACTATTACAACAGGGCGATTTTCGATGTGCAGACCCACCTCAAAGAGCGGTTTGAAAGCATCGAAAGCGACCTGTGGGCGCTCGAGAAAAACTGA
- the hisH gene encoding imidazole glycerol phosphate synthase subunit HisH gives MQTVAVIDYGMGNLHSVAKALEHVGAGKVLITSDADVIREADRVVFPGVGAIRDCMAEIRRLGFDSLVREVSQDRPFLGICVGMQALLDTSEENDGVDCIGLFPGAVKFFGKDLHEDGEHLKVPHMGWNEVKQKVSHPLWHDIPDMARFYFVHSYYIAAANARQVVGGGHYGVDFAAALADGSRFAVQFHPEKSHTHGLQLLQNFAAWDGRW, from the coding sequence ATGCAGACGGTTGCAGTTATCGATTACGGCATGGGCAACCTGCACTCGGTGGCCAAGGCCCTCGAGCACGTGGGTGCCGGCAAAGTGCTGATCACCAGCGATGCGGACGTGATCCGCGAAGCTGACCGCGTGGTCTTCCCCGGCGTCGGTGCGATTCGCGATTGCATGGCAGAGATCCGTCGCCTCGGTTTCGACTCGCTGGTGCGTGAAGTCAGCCAGGACCGTCCGTTCCTCGGCATCTGTGTCGGCATGCAAGCCTTGCTCGATACCAGTGAAGAAAACGACGGCGTCGACTGCATCGGCCTGTTCCCGGGCGCGGTGAAGTTCTTCGGCAAAGATCTGCACGAAGACGGCGAACACCTGAAAGTGCCGCACATGGGCTGGAACGAAGTGAAGCAGAAAGTCAGCCACCCGCTGTGGCACGACATTCCGGACATGGCGCGTTTCTACTTTGTGCACAGCTACTACATCGCCGCTGCCAACGCGCGGCAGGTGGTGGGCGGCGGTCACTACGGTGTCGATTTTGCTGCAGCACTGGCCGATGGCTCGCGCTTCGCCGTGCAGTTTCACCCGGAGAAGAGTCATACCCATGGCCTGCAATTGCTGCAGAACTTCGCCGCGTGGGACGGTCGCTGGTAA
- the hisB gene encoding imidazoleglycerol-phosphate dehydratase HisB produces the protein MAERKASVERDTLETQIKASINLDGTGKARFDIGVPFLEHMLDQIARHGLIDLDIECKGDLHIDDHHTVEDVGITLGQAFAKAIGDKKGIRRYGHAYVPLDEALSRVVIDFSGRPGLQMHVPYTRATVGGFDVDLFQEFFQGFVNHALVSLHIDNLRGTNTHHQIETVFKAFGRALRMAVELDERMAGQMPSTKGVL, from the coding sequence ATGGCCGAACGTAAGGCGTCTGTCGAGCGCGACACTCTGGAAACCCAGATCAAAGCCTCGATCAACCTTGATGGCACCGGAAAGGCCCGATTCGATATCGGTGTTCCTTTTCTTGAGCACATGCTGGATCAGATCGCCCGTCACGGGTTGATCGACCTGGATATTGAATGCAAGGGCGATCTGCATATCGACGACCACCATACGGTGGAAGACGTCGGTATCACCCTCGGCCAGGCGTTTGCCAAAGCCATCGGCGACAAAAAAGGCATCCGTCGCTACGGTCACGCCTACGTGCCGCTCGATGAAGCGCTGTCGCGTGTGGTGATCGACTTCTCCGGCCGTCCAGGCTTGCAGATGCACGTGCCGTACACCCGCGCCACCGTTGGCGGCTTCGACGTTGATCTGTTCCAGGAGTTCTTCCAGGGCTTCGTCAACCACGCGCTGGTCAGCCTGCACATCGACAATCTGCGCGGCACCAATACTCACCACCAGATCGAAACCGTGTTCAAGGCTTTCGGCCGCGCATTGCGCATGGCTGTTGAGCTGGACGAGCGCATGGCCGGGCAAATGCCATCGACCAAAGGCGTTCTGTAA